The following nucleotide sequence is from Trifolium pratense cultivar HEN17-A07 linkage group LG2, ARS_RC_1.1, whole genome shotgun sequence.
tagtaaatatgtcagcccattgattttcagtatcaacaaacttaatatctataatgcctctctgaacataatctctgataaaatggtgtttgatttcaatatgtttggctctagagtgtaggataggatttttagataaatgaatggctgcagtattatcacaatataaaggaatattgttactgcttacctgataatcttccaACTGATactttagccagagtagttgtgtacaacacttagctgctgaaatgtattctgcttctgctgtagacaaagctatagtagtttgtctcttactagcccaggagataaggtttttaccaacaaattgacaattgccacttgtggattttctttcaattttatctccagcatagtcagcatcacagaatccatttagcacataatcattggatttcttatagagaagtccaagattagttgttcctttcagatacctaaagattctctttacagcagtaagatgagattctctaggatctgactggaatcttgcacataagcatacactgaataaaatatctggtctagaggctgtcaaatagagtaaggaaccaatcatacctctgtagaccttttgatctacttttccttcatcatctgacttgctcatgttggtagttgaatgcataggagtgttcattatcttgcaatcatctagattgaacttcttcagaagttccttggtatattttgattgatgaacataagttccttccttcttctgattgatttgaattccaagaaagaatttcaattctcccatcatgctcatttcaagttcatcctgcattatcttagaaaaattcttgcacaaagcagcattagttgaaccaaaaataatatcatcaacataaatttgaatgattaaaatgtcttctttggttgtttttctaaagagtgtgcagtcaacctttcctttttcaaaacccttttcaagaaggaaattactgagtctatcataccaagctcttggagcttgtttcagaccatacagtgatttcttcaatttaaaaacatgttctgggtttgagacatcttcaaaaccaggaggttgcttaacatacacttcttcagaaataaaaccatttaagaaggcacttttaacatccatctgatacaaggttattccatgattaacagcataagatagaagtaacctgattgcttcaagtctagcaactggtgcaaaggtttcagtatagtcaatcccctcttgttgactataaccttgtgcaaccaatctagccttgtttcttaccacttcaccttgttcattcagcttgtttctgaatacccattttgttccaataatgttcttgtgtgaaggtttaggcactagagtccacacatcattcctttgaaattgattcagctcttcttgcattgctacaatccaagcatcatctttcagagcttcatcaatctttgaaggttccatcattgagataagaccaaccaatgattcctcatttcttagttgagatcttgttttccttggactatccttgttgcctaatatcagttcctctggatgtgatgacttgtatttgaaggtatttcttgggggctcatcatcttcagactcatcaacatcaggttcagcagttgcttcagttctttgttgttcagagtctgtaggaactgttgtattcagaggttcttcagagaatggatgttctgtgTAGTtcggaatatctgaatattgatcctctgatacctgaaatctagacaaaccttccacaagctctgacacttggtcaggctctttgtcatcaaatttgacatgcatagtttcttccacagtgtgtgtttcagagatatacagtctgtatgcttttgagcgttcagagtatcctataaagatacccttgtaacctctagcatcaaatttctttagatggactttgttgtttaagatgtaacaagtacacccaaactgatgaaaataagaaatatcaggctttcttcctttgaacaattcataagcagttttgttcagcttagatctgatatagattctattctgaacataacatgctgtgtttacagcttctgcccataaaaactttgctacatttgtttcatgcatcatggttctggccatttcttgcagagttctattcttcctttctacaaccccattttgttgaggagttctaggagaggagaattcatgcagaatgccatatttttcacaaaagttttcaaaaggttcattttcaaattctccaccatgatcacttctaacttttaaaatagtgtagcctttttcattttgaatttgtttgcagaagatgctaaactcatcataagcttcatcttttgttcttaggaattttacccaagtccatctactgtaatcatcaacaattactaatccatacttctttccattgatagaggcagtgtgaactggcccaaaaagatcaatgtgaagaagttccaatggtctggaggtagagacaatgtttttaggtttaaaagaagattttgtaatctttcctttttgacatgaaccacaaagtgtgtttgagtgatatttgattttaggtaaacctctgacaaggtcaagcttgctaagcttagagattaacctccagttagcatggcctaacctcttatgccagatccatttttcttcactcaaggtcaaaagacacatcactttttgttcattcaaatcagaaagattaattttataaacattgttctttctcagacctttgaatataatggagttatcagattgtttagatacagtacatgattccttattaaaaatgactacataaccattgtcgcaaaattgacttatgctcaatagattatgcttaagtccatcaactaaccaaacatcattaatagatagggaagaattacctactgtacctgtacctattatctttcctttttgattacctccaaagccaacagatcctccttctttcatagtcagcttagaaaatagttgtttgtcaccagtcatatgccttgaacatccactatccaaataccatgaatgattcatgatacttctttgagtggcaggctgtatgagaaacaactttaatcattgcgatagaactcttcatcaaggttaatgataaagtcatcccagtattcttcctcttcattgtccaagttctgattgttaacttgagaacttgtcaaccatgtatctaggacataagcccttcttcctttgcatagaacttgtttccatactttaggtaagacatatcctttcctagttggtaaatctgaatggtacataatttcagcttttggtacccatcttctgggtccacgcttgttagtccacaaatgcttattatgttgtctagtgttagagaaagatcttggtttggaataataacctttttgaaaccttttcttttgaaatctgttattattccaggatttggattgtttatgattccaagGTTTGTATctatcaccaatcccatgttctgatcgattatatctactgactctagaatcataaataatctgagtcctgtactccatctgagatttagaattttttcttttaagaactTCTGATcctttagattgactagcttcaggtactgaagttcctttggattcagattttgaagtttcagatgttgaagctttcagaacttctgaactgatgttctcaggttctgaacaacttctatcttctgaacttttctttccagatcctgagaaactaggttcctctgagctgtcagcttctaaatcactcagatcatttttgttattttcaacaTTACCAAGATTCCTTCCTTCTTCActttgtggaacaacataataaacccaagattttccaacctttttggcagaggtcttcagctttgaatatgttctaccatattcatagccgagtccctctcctctatgtctcatgacattataaacaagattagcagctttgctcttaccaaggttgagatgcacaaactgttgaagagctatttcctgctcatcaataggtttgtgacaaacagcacaacccttttcaaagtcatttactctattcagagtttcttgataaagaccttgaaaatgttctgcttgttcagtcagagtgttaagcttttcttgtaaaactttttgtttacttaacactctgagatgtttctcaatgaccttgttaagtgcagttataagttgagatttagagcagtcagaaaatacctcatcagttacttcagaatctgattctgattctgattcatcgtctgagtctgcatctgaatcagctgaagccatcagggctagatttgcctcttcttcttcctcaacttcttcctcagatgatagctcttcaaaggtagccatcagactctttctcaatttactcttgaattgttgcttctttgagctgtatcttttgcttttgtctttagcagacatttctggacaatcagcaataaagtgtcctggcttcttacagttgaagcagttcttctgatcatcctttttgctgacaaaatttctggagctgttacctctgaaatttcttttgttaaatctgttccattgctgaaacttggtgaataaagcaaactcatcctcattcatctcatcctcttgaccatcagcagaagattcttcttcaatatcaaaaagctgagtcttaagagccttagaagtagtcttagttgactgtaaagccactgacttggacttcttcttagtttctgagtcagcatccagaaccatctcatggcttctgagattgcttatcagagcttcaagactcagagtcttgagattttgagcttcctctattgcagtgaccttgggtctccaagcaataggaagacttctcagaatcttctgaacatggtcataggtggaataacttctcttgagagctttaagaccagatacaaggatttgaaaccttgtaaacatagtctcaatgttttcatcttgttgcatagtgaatagttcatattgccttatcaaaagactagctttagcctcttgaaccttttcattaccatcataggtagcacacatagaatcaaagatagatttagcagtagacttgtcctctattctgacataatcttcatgtctaatagcaccaacaacaatgtcctttactctatgatgcttagtgtaggtttttaagttagctggtgtgagtaactttctatgctcaatggacaatcttccatgttcatttaagttttcaaaagttactcccaactcaaccaaatcccacaactcatgatcaatagcagtaatattgctatacaatctctctttccaccactcaaataatgaagcatcaccattgaatataggggcttttctgttgccactatgttcatgtgattcattacttaagtagtcataaccaaaagcatttctaggaccaccaccagcaccactggcctcaccggttctagtgctactatcgtctcctccagacatagtgttctcacaagatctttactgtctcactgttaagtgaaagtaacagaccagagctctagataccaattgaaggtgtgaaaacacaagaagggggggggttgaattgtgttttagccaagttaaaacttttttaagttcttaactcaactacgttagcagcggataaataacacaaac
It contains:
- the LOC123905201 gene encoding uncharacterized protein LOC123905201, coding for PIFNGDASLFEWWKERLYSNITAIDHELWDLVELGVTFENLNEHGRLSIEHRKLLTPANLKTYTKHHRVKDIVVGAIRHEDYVRIEDKSTAKSIFDSMCATYDGNEKVQEAKASLLIRQYELFTMQQDENIETMFTRFQILVSGLKALKRSYSTYDHVQKILRSLPIAWRPKVTAIEEAQNLKTLSLEALISNLRSHEMVLDADSETKKKSKSVALQSTKTTSKALKTQLFDIEEESSADGQEDEMNEDEFALFTKFQQWNRFNKRNFRGNSSRNFVSKKDDQKNCFNCKKPGHFIADCPEMSAKDKSKRYSSKKQQFKSKLRKSLMATFEELSSEEEVEEEEEANLALMASADSDADSDDESESESDSEVTDEVYLDSGCSRHMTGDKQLFSKLTMKEGGSVGFGGNQKGKIIGTGTVGNSSLSINDVWLVDGLKHNLLSISQFCDNGYVVIFNKESCTVSKQSDNSIIFKGLRKNNVYKINLSDLNEQKVMCLLTLSEEKWIWHKRLGHANWRLISKLSKLDLVRGLPKIKYHSNTLCGSCQKGKITKSSFKPKNIVSTSRPLELLHIDLFGPVHTASINGKKYGLVIVDDYSRWTWVKFLRTFAGSKHVKVTSTSLFSIRQNHGESLRSFLARFSEATIKVSNPNQEMFVAAFHNGLKVGHFNESLAQKPASSMQEVNKRAECYIKGEESNAEKRQRDVKEKEYVGRATRAPEHPRPKAGGHQGDPWQRHHGKPYRQPPRREFRNHPANEDLTPLNASKVYVLNEILATGLASLPPRRTSNIPMGLDDNAWCAYHRCRGHSTEKCFRLRDLIEELIKSGHLRKFIDDAAQGRVVVPKVPRQEPRDPPGPNRESPKGRISVNTIAGGFSGGGESSSARKRYVRRAISEIYLVRQPQPLDVPDLAFTAKDGLKVAPHDDDPLVIQVQILNCDVKRVLIDSGSSADIMYWEAFKAMQLAEEQLQPNSGTLVGFSGEQVDVMGYASLLTTFGEGSNAKTIKVRYLVVKTPFTSYNIIIGRPAFNTLGAAMSTLYLAIKYPLDNGGVGTVRGDQILAKKCYESSLKIRHQTSSASGKFERRQAAIPGGINIIESADMDPREEFQDRRVSPIEDLEQVQIGDHPHQTTSLGTTLPSEERRRIIKILKDNADLFAWKPSDMPGIDEGRKQRLGHSQLTGPPMCEEVEPE